One Mycolicibacter sp. MU0083 DNA window includes the following coding sequences:
- a CDS encoding carbohydrate ABC transporter permease: MADSPRTARSTALGYALLAPSLFGVVAFLLLPILVVIWLSLHRWDLLGPISYVGAENWRSVLSDSTFGNSLLVTVLFVAIVVPLQTMLGLGVAVLLARGLPGSGLFRTVYVLPWICAPLAIAVLWRWILSPTDGAVSTVAGHRIDWLTDPGLALPVTSAVVVWTNVGYVALFFLAGILAIPTQVLSAARIDGANGWQRFWRVTLPMLRPTMFFVLITGVVSAAQVFDTVYALTGGGPGGRTDLIAHRIYDEAFGAAAIGRAAVMALVLFAILVGVTVIQQLSIGRRVSYDLT, encoded by the coding sequence ATGGCAGACTCGCCGCGCACCGCCCGTTCCACCGCGCTGGGCTACGCGCTGCTGGCCCCCAGCCTGTTCGGTGTGGTGGCGTTTCTGCTGCTGCCGATCCTGGTGGTGATCTGGCTGAGCCTGCACCGTTGGGATCTGTTGGGGCCGATCAGCTATGTCGGCGCGGAGAACTGGCGATCGGTGCTGTCCGACTCCACGTTCGGCAATTCTCTGCTGGTGACAGTGCTTTTCGTGGCGATCGTCGTCCCGCTGCAAACCATGCTGGGATTGGGTGTGGCGGTGTTGCTGGCGCGCGGCCTGCCCGGCAGCGGCCTGTTTCGCACCGTGTACGTGTTGCCGTGGATCTGCGCGCCGCTGGCGATCGCGGTGTTGTGGCGCTGGATATTGAGTCCCACCGACGGCGCGGTGAGCACCGTGGCGGGGCACCGCATCGACTGGTTGACCGATCCGGGACTGGCGCTGCCGGTGACCTCGGCGGTGGTGGTGTGGACCAACGTCGGCTACGTCGCCCTGTTCTTCCTGGCCGGGATCCTGGCCATCCCCACCCAGGTGCTCTCGGCGGCGCGGATCGACGGGGCCAACGGGTGGCAGCGGTTCTGGCGGGTCACGCTGCCGATGCTGCGGCCCACCATGTTCTTCGTCCTGATCACCGGGGTGGTCAGCGCCGCACAGGTCTTCGACACCGTCTATGCGCTGACCGGGGGCGGGCCGGGCGGGCGCACCGACTTGATCGCGCATCGCATCTACGACGAGGCGTTCGGGGCGGCGGCTATCGGCCGGGCCGCGGTCATGGCGCTGGTGCTGTTCGCGATCCTGGTCGGTGTGACGGTGATCCAACAGCTTTCGATCGGCAGGCGGGTCAGCTATGACCTCACGTAA